The genomic interval GTCTTTCTGGTGATTCAGGTACGCGATGCCCGGTGTTTTACCTACGCGGCACTCCATCACAATACTTTCCGCATACGTGGCAAATGCCTCATGCATCCACATATCGGCAATGTCTTTACAGCTGATGGCATTGCCCCACCATTCATGCGCTGATTCATGCCAGATCATTGGTGTATAGTCCAGGCGCATTCCTTCTTTGATCTTTCCTATGCATACACTGCTCTGATGCTCCATCGGATAAGGGCTTTCCAGCAACGTAAAACCGTCACGTGGAAAAGGGTATTTCCCGAAATGTTGTTCAAAACATGCCAGCATAGGCTTTACCTGTGCAAACATAGTCCTGGCACGTTCCAGGTTATAGGGCATAACGTAATAGTCCAGCGTCAGTGTATCATGGCCGCTGATATAGGCGTCCTTAAAACGTGTGTATTTGCCGATGCAAAAGGTAGCATTATAATTATTGATAGGGTAGGTCACCCGCCATTCATACCGGGTTTTATCTGCACCTGCCGGTGTTTTCCCTTGCAACCTCCCATTGGAGATCTCCGTGAAGCCATTTGGTATAGTGATGGAGATGCGCATGCTGTCCGGTTCGTCCGACAGGTGATCTTTGTTGGGCCACCATAAACTGGCGCCGGAGCCCTGGCATACTACCTGTACCCAGGGATTACCCTCTTCGTCCTTGTCCCACAATACACCTCCATGCATCGGGATCTTAAAGTCAGGCGTCTGTGGTGCGCCATCGTAATACACCGTGATCGTTGCTTCACTGCCGGCAGACAGTATGTTGGGGAATCGCACAAATACGGCATCCTCCTCCCGGGTAAATGACAAGGGCTGCCTGCCATACAGGATCTTTTCAATGCGCATATTGGCATACAGGTCCAGCTGCATCGCGTTGAAGGGGGCCACTACCTTAAAGCGGATACTGTTACTGCCCCTGATGGAACGCTGCTCCATGTCGACGTCCACATCCAGGTCATAAAAACTGACATCGTAACAGGAACGCAGGGGCGATAACATGCCACGCAGGGTATCTGCCCGGGTAAAGCCGTTCTGCCGGTTGGAAACATGGGTTACTTTGGGTGAGGGCAGGGCGGCTTCCTTTTTTTGTTTAACTGAATCCTGCAGCACCGGCAGGAGGATGTTATAATTTTCCCAGAAAGCGGGATCGTTGTCATTCCTGACCTCCTGGTTCATGGATGCCTTATCGTTACTGATACCTGTAGCAAAGCGTTGCAAACTATCCTTGTTCACATCGGTGACCAGCAGGTAAAAATCACCCGTCCAGGGAACGTCTTTCATGCCCCTTTTTCTGCTGTTGAGTAATAGATCCCAGTGGCGCTGCACAGTACTCAGGTAAGTTTTATCGCCATACCGCTTGTAGGTGATCACCAGCGCGATCTTTGTGAAGTCGAAGCTCGCCTTTACAATCTTGGACATGAGCGTGTAGCTGAGACCACCCTTCTGGTGATGGTTCAAGTAGTCATTCCCCGCCGGAGTGGTCTCTAATTCACACCTTACCAGCGCCGTGGTGGCTTCATCAACATATATCTTCGCCTGTACCAGCGCTTTGCGGCTATCTTCTTTGGGCT from Chitinophaga filiformis carries:
- a CDS encoding M1 family aminopeptidase; the encoded protein is MKHYMRLCLLWLVFATNQVLAQEKFITLSGRVTDAVTHQPVIYANVQLENGSIGTVANTAGEFVFKIAEKFWQDTLLISCIGYKTVTMPLPQASLQDMEVRLEPSVYQLPAVSVNVRDGFGILRKMISRIPENYDTADVRLTAFYRENIRLAADTINFNESVLDIYKTYRTGRDYKDQIRIIKGRKKQVDWSKDPQLYQWIGNITNTAYSSLNEDLQKYLDVKHNILNERNFRYYTCDYRETIREGDRNLLVLYLQPKEDSRKALVQAKIYVDEATTALVRCELETTPAGNDYLNHHQKGGLSYTLMSKIVKASFDFTKIALVITYKRYGDKTYLSTVQRHWDLLLNSRKRGMKDVPWTGDFYLLVTDVNKDSLQRFATGISNDKASMNQEVRNDNDPAFWENYNILLPVLQDSVKQKKEAALPSPKVTHVSNRQNGFTRADTLRGMLSPLRSCYDVSFYDLDVDVDMEQRSIRGSNSIRFKVVAPFNAMQLDLYANMRIEKILYGRQPLSFTREEDAVFVRFPNILSAGSEATITVYYDGAPQTPDFKIPMHGGVLWDKDEEGNPWVQVVCQGSGASLWWPNKDHLSDEPDSMRISITIPNGFTEISNGRLQGKTPAGADKTRYEWRVTYPINNYNATFCIGKYTRFKDAYISGHDTLTLDYYVMPYNLERARTMFAQVKPMLACFEQHFGKYPFPRDGFTLLESPYPMEHQSSVCIGKIKEGMRLDYTPMIWHESAHEWWGNAISCKDIADMWMHEAFATYAESIVMECRVGKTPGIAYLNHQKDQVNNREPISGVYNVNHIHYDIGDMYTKGSLMLNTFRFVLDKDTLWFNLLKDIQAHFRYQTLSAEDLVTYISQRTGKDYSWFFEQYLKCTSLPKLEISLKESGHDLRLRYRWLADVAGFRMPVKVTLAPGRFGFIHPTTDWQVMTLKHMREDDFEVDEEHFYIEVAEV